From Zerene cesonia ecotype Mississippi chromosome 16, Zerene_cesonia_1.1, whole genome shotgun sequence, one genomic window encodes:
- the LOC119832796 gene encoding organic solute transporter alpha-like protein — MDLYSEASSGTRVLTARHVSVDVRFPDTNNAINTTLLCHSYSLAPDIGTYFAALNTYAWVLFICGLFILLALCILYIITLRSALRHWSESKLSVGVILGIYPIVGAAGFVAIIVPRARIISEAVAQEAVMIAMYHIYFMIMAECGGTNQLVRRSGGSHLETRVPPCCCWPCCVLPRPQIQKKTLTWLRFLILQVPIIQGIIYFIILILWAEDMMLQIHSFVYMQPFIAASILSGIWGIMMCIRAAEAAGAKPRLRFLAVQLVLIIVKLQCGIARVVPDLFNISCIMPLHPSVIVNLIQNMLMMFEMLLLSIWAWRLYSTPPGKVAEKVQQVVVAVLDDSINSIDLKCKDTDEKSHTTDIKHVM; from the exons ATGGATTTATATTCCGAGGCTAGTAGTGGGACGAGGGTATTAACAGCGAGACATGTTAGTGTGGATGTTCGATTTCCAGACACCAATAATGCAATTAATACAACTTTGTTGTGCCACAGTTATAGTCTTGCACCTGATATCGGAACTTATTTTGCAg CCCTCAACACATACGCTTGGGTGCTATTTATCTGCGGCCTGTTCATCCTACTAgctttatgtatattgtatataataacgcTCCGATCGGCGCTAAGGCACTGGAGCGAATCGAAATTAAGTGTGGGTGTAATACTCGGAATTTATCCT ATAGTAGGCGCTGCGGGTTTCGTTGCAATAATTGTCCCTCGAGCTCGAATCATTAGCGAGGCGGTTGCACAAGAAGCTGTGATGATAGCTATGTACCATATATACTTTATGATAATGGCTGAGTGCGGTGGAACCAATCAACTAGTCAG ACGTTCAGGAGGGTCACATTTGGAAACACGTGTTCCTCCTTGTTGTTGCTGGCCATGCTGTGTTTTACCAAGGCCTCAGATACAAAA AAAAACTTTAACATGGTTAAGGTTTCTAATCCTACAAGTGCCGATAATCCAAGgcataatatactttatcatTCTTATACTTTGGGCTGAAGATATG ATGTTACAAATCCACAGCTTTGTATACATGCAGCCGTTTATCGCGGCGTCTATTCTCTCTGGTATTTGGGGTATAATGATGTGTATCCGAGCGGCGGAGGCCGCCGGCGCCAAACCTAGATTGCGTTTTCTTGCCGTCCAGCTCGtactaattattgttaaactGCAGTGCGGCATCGCTAGAGTAGTGCCGGATCTGTTTAACATATCTTGTATTATGCCGTTACACCCGTCTGTGATTGTTAATC tgatacaaaatatgttgatGATGTTCGAAATGCTCCTACTCTCTATATGGGCGTGGCGGCTCTACTCCACACCTCCAGGGAAAGTCGCCGAAAAAGTTCAACAAGTTGTCGTAGCTGTACTCGACGATAGCATCAACTCTATCGATCTGAAGTGCAAGGACACAGACGAGAAATCTCATACGACCGACATAAAACATGTCATGTGA
- the LOC119832935 gene encoding xaa-Pro dipeptidase isoform X1 produces MNRNMAAYWSMGPGTLEVPMSLFAKNRQRLAEKLQDGQVVVLQGGDDISHYDTDIQYVFRQEAYFTWVCGVKEPGCYFALDVKTGKAHLFVPRLPDEYEVWMGKLLTCEQIRKIYAIDEVHYVDELRDILKSMNPEKLLTLSGPNTDSGLTASEAVFEGIDEFTVDNETLFPIIAELRVIKTPEEIEVMRYVCKVSSDAHKQVMLYAKPGLKEYQCESVFLDHCYRIGGCRHVSYTCICGSGVNAATLHYGHAAAPNSKIIEDGDLCLFDMGGNYAGYAADITCTFPANGKFTEDQKLIYEAVLKARDAVIREAKPGVLWTDMHLTANRSMLQHLRDGGLLVGDVEEMIEHGVNAILQPHGLGHLIGLDVHDVGGYLAHCPPRPAGPLARLRTARALRPAMLLTIEPGCYFIDKLLDRAQANPEQARFFNWDKVNKYRGTGGVRIEDDVLITEDGVENLTFVPRTVAEIEEHMANGANFKQI; encoded by the exons ATGAACAG AAATATGGCGGCGTATTGGTCCATGGGTCCAGGCACCTTAGAAGTGCCTATGTCATTGTTTGCTAAAAACAGACAAAGGCTAGCAGAGAAATTACAAGACGGACAAGTGGTTGTGTTACAAGGTGGAGATGACATTAGTCATTATGATACagatatacaatatgtatttagacag gAAGCCTATTTCACCTGGGTATGTGGGGTTAAAGAGCCTGGATGCTATTTTGCTCTAGATGTAAAGACCGGAAAGGCTCATCTTTTTGTACCTCGTCTACCAGATGAATATGAAGTGTGGATGGGGAAATTGTTAACTTGTGAACAAATCAGAAAAATCTATGCCATTGATGAGGTCCATTATGTTGATGAG ctACGAGATATACTCAAATCCATGAACCCTGAGAAATTACTCACCCtt agtGGTCCAAACACAGATAGTGGATTGACAGCAAGTGAAGCAGTTTTTGAAGGCATTGATGA GTTTACAGTTGACAATGAAACTCTCTTTCCTATTATTGCTGAATT gCGAGTGATCAAAACACCTGAAGAAATTGAAGTGATGCGTTACGTGTGTAAAGTGTCATCTGATGCTCACAAACag GTAATGCTTTATGCCAAGCCAGGTCTAAAGGAGTACCAATGCGAGTCAGTGTTCCTAGACCACTGCTACCGTATCGGCGGGTGCCGTCACGTATCATACACTTGTATCTGTGGTTCGGGAGTTAACGCGGCAACTTTACACTATGGTCACGCCGCTGCACCTAACAGCAAGATTATAGAAGACGGTGATCTATG TTTGTTCGATATGGGTGGCAACTATGCAGGCTATGCCGCAGACATTACGTGCACCTTCCCAGCTAACGGCAAGTTTACTGAAGATCAGAAACTCATCTATGAAGCAGTGCTTAAAGCTCGAGATGCTGTAATCag GGAAGCAAAGCCTGGTGTACTATGGACCGATATGCATTTGACGGCTAACCGGAGTATGCTTCAACATTTGAGAGACGGTGGTTTGCTGGTTGGCGACGTTGAGGAAATGATAGAG CACGGCGTGAACGCGATCCTGCAGCCGCACGGGCTGGGCCACCTGATCGGGCTGGACGTGCACGACGTGGGCGGGTACCTGGCGCACTGCCCGCCGCGGCCGGCCGGCCCGCTCGCGCGCCTGCGCACCGCCCGCGCGCTGCGCCCGGCCATGCTGCTCACCATCGAGCCGGGCTGCTACTTCATTGATAAG cTCTTAGATAGAGCTCAGGCTAACCCCGAGCAAGCGAGATTCTTTAACTGGGATAAAGTGAACAAGTACCGCGGTACGGGCGGTGTGCGTATTGAAGATGACGTGCTTATAACTGAGGATGGTGTGGAAAATCTTACTTTTGTACCACGAAC TGTTGCAGAAATCGAAGAACATATGGCAAATGGAGCTAACTTTAAACAGATttaa
- the LOC119832935 gene encoding xaa-Pro dipeptidase isoform X2, producing MAAYWSMGPGTLEVPMSLFAKNRQRLAEKLQDGQVVVLQGGDDISHYDTDIQYVFRQEAYFTWVCGVKEPGCYFALDVKTGKAHLFVPRLPDEYEVWMGKLLTCEQIRKIYAIDEVHYVDELRDILKSMNPEKLLTLSGPNTDSGLTASEAVFEGIDEFTVDNETLFPIIAELRVIKTPEEIEVMRYVCKVSSDAHKQVMLYAKPGLKEYQCESVFLDHCYRIGGCRHVSYTCICGSGVNAATLHYGHAAAPNSKIIEDGDLCLFDMGGNYAGYAADITCTFPANGKFTEDQKLIYEAVLKARDAVIREAKPGVLWTDMHLTANRSMLQHLRDGGLLVGDVEEMIEHGVNAILQPHGLGHLIGLDVHDVGGYLAHCPPRPAGPLARLRTARALRPAMLLTIEPGCYFIDKLLDRAQANPEQARFFNWDKVNKYRGTGGVRIEDDVLITEDGVENLTFVPRTVAEIEEHMANGANFKQI from the exons ATGGCGGCGTATTGGTCCATGGGTCCAGGCACCTTAGAAGTGCCTATGTCATTGTTTGCTAAAAACAGACAAAGGCTAGCAGAGAAATTACAAGACGGACAAGTGGTTGTGTTACAAGGTGGAGATGACATTAGTCATTATGATACagatatacaatatgtatttagacag gAAGCCTATTTCACCTGGGTATGTGGGGTTAAAGAGCCTGGATGCTATTTTGCTCTAGATGTAAAGACCGGAAAGGCTCATCTTTTTGTACCTCGTCTACCAGATGAATATGAAGTGTGGATGGGGAAATTGTTAACTTGTGAACAAATCAGAAAAATCTATGCCATTGATGAGGTCCATTATGTTGATGAG ctACGAGATATACTCAAATCCATGAACCCTGAGAAATTACTCACCCtt agtGGTCCAAACACAGATAGTGGATTGACAGCAAGTGAAGCAGTTTTTGAAGGCATTGATGA GTTTACAGTTGACAATGAAACTCTCTTTCCTATTATTGCTGAATT gCGAGTGATCAAAACACCTGAAGAAATTGAAGTGATGCGTTACGTGTGTAAAGTGTCATCTGATGCTCACAAACag GTAATGCTTTATGCCAAGCCAGGTCTAAAGGAGTACCAATGCGAGTCAGTGTTCCTAGACCACTGCTACCGTATCGGCGGGTGCCGTCACGTATCATACACTTGTATCTGTGGTTCGGGAGTTAACGCGGCAACTTTACACTATGGTCACGCCGCTGCACCTAACAGCAAGATTATAGAAGACGGTGATCTATG TTTGTTCGATATGGGTGGCAACTATGCAGGCTATGCCGCAGACATTACGTGCACCTTCCCAGCTAACGGCAAGTTTACTGAAGATCAGAAACTCATCTATGAAGCAGTGCTTAAAGCTCGAGATGCTGTAATCag GGAAGCAAAGCCTGGTGTACTATGGACCGATATGCATTTGACGGCTAACCGGAGTATGCTTCAACATTTGAGAGACGGTGGTTTGCTGGTTGGCGACGTTGAGGAAATGATAGAG CACGGCGTGAACGCGATCCTGCAGCCGCACGGGCTGGGCCACCTGATCGGGCTGGACGTGCACGACGTGGGCGGGTACCTGGCGCACTGCCCGCCGCGGCCGGCCGGCCCGCTCGCGCGCCTGCGCACCGCCCGCGCGCTGCGCCCGGCCATGCTGCTCACCATCGAGCCGGGCTGCTACTTCATTGATAAG cTCTTAGATAGAGCTCAGGCTAACCCCGAGCAAGCGAGATTCTTTAACTGGGATAAAGTGAACAAGTACCGCGGTACGGGCGGTGTGCGTATTGAAGATGACGTGCTTATAACTGAGGATGGTGTGGAAAATCTTACTTTTGTACCACGAAC TGTTGCAGAAATCGAAGAACATATGGCAAATGGAGCTAACTTTAAACAGATttaa
- the LOC119833018 gene encoding ankyrin repeat and SOCS box protein 3-like, translating to MDFSSCNPASTNSLNIAARKNDVQTVQRLLRKINPNCVDNRGWTCLHEAAANDSYESLELILNHPDTRPLAETHEGHTALYLACRHRSSIKVIKALLDHLPDMVNYGSTENVTPLHICSAQGRIEIVQLLIEYNAMLDVQDFDGDTPLHDAALATEHEAVEVLLHAGAEPEIRNDANYTPFHLACYKGCLETIKNLLLFVTDINQVTVHGDTPLIFATQGFNDEVVKFLLENGADPNIKNVDGELALTQALSLGYTSIFKILLEVTDVNVIDYNIILRACKPHYFKLEILESLLKHDLSPEFFNISDPFLVTLEKIGDWRPTYAVNAPLNSYLNVCEYIYNNSPEKFEEFFHLFLWRGVLVDALNIYECPPLVYIHYCMHSACFQDVFRLFRQFGCNVDYCSAPNCIDKEKCVPDVFIASLTSDPTTLPIMLPHSLYCEPQFILTFANDNGVLGRIPQSVQNQLLAMIGILSEGATSESLSFIVFPLKHLCRVKIRSHLRKSKTALSTEKFFYIIHKIELPPLLKNYLCYA from the exons atggaTTTTAGTTCGTGCAATCCCGCTTCCAccaattcattaaatatagctGCCAGAAAAAACGATGTTCAAACTGTACAGCGGTTGCTCAGGAAGATTAATCCGAATTGTGTAGATAATAGAGGATGGACTTGTCTTCATGAGGCAGCAGCTAACGATAGTTATGAAAGTTTAGAGCTGATTTTAAATCATCCAGATACACGTCCGTTAGCTGAAACACACGAAGGGCACACTGCTCTCTACCTGGCATGCCGTCATCGAAGTTCTATTAAAGTAATCAAGGCTCTGCTTGACCATTTGCCTGACATGGTAAATTATGGTAGTACTGAAAATGTGACGCCTCTCCACATTTGTAGTGCACAAGGTAGGATCGAAATCGTCCAGCTTCTCATTGAATATAATGCAATGCTAGATGTACAAGACTTTGACGGCGATACCCCATTGCATGATGCTGCATTAGCCACTGAACATGAGGCTGTTGAAGTATTATTACATGCTGGAGCTGAACCTGAAATCAGGAATGATGCTAATTACACACCATTCCATCTGGCATGTTATAAGGGTTGTTTggaaactattaaaaatttgttactaTTTGTAACTGATATAAATCAAGTGACAGTTCATGGTGATACTCCATTGATTTTTGCCACACAAGGATTTAATGATGAAGTagtgaaatttttattggAGAATGGTGCAGATCCTAATATTAAGAATGTGGATGGAGAACTTGCCTTAACTCAAGCTTTAAGTTTGGGATACACCAGTATATTCAAGATTTTATTAGAAGTTACTGATGTGAATGTTATTGATTACAATATCATTTTAAGAGCCTGTAAACCTcattactttaaattggaaatattGGAGAGTCTTCTAAAACACGATCTAAGCCCAGAATTCTTCAATATTTCTGATCCTTTTCTTGTGACTTTAGAAAAAATTGGAGATTGGAGACCCACTTACGCTGTTAATGCACCATTGAATTCATACTTGAATGTTTGTGAGTATATCTATAACAACTCCCCAGAGAAGTTTGAAGaattctttcatttatttttgtggaGAGGGGTTTTGGTTGacgcattaaatatatatgaatgtcCACCCTtagtatacatacattattgcATGCATTCAGCTTGTTTTCAAGAC GTTTTTAGGTTATTCAGGCAGTTTGGATGTAATGTTGACTATTGCAGTGCTCCAAATTGTATTGATAAAGAGAAATGTGTGCCTGATGTATTTATTGCTTCTTTGACATCAGATCCAACTACACTACCGATAATGTTACCACACAGTCTGTATTGTGAACcccaatttatattaacatttgcaAATGATAATGGTGTTTTGGGAAGAATACCACAGAGT gTGCAGAATCAGCTTCTTGCAATGATTGGTATTCTAAGTGAAGGAGCAACATCGGAATCTTTATCATTTATAGTTTTTcctttaaaacatttgtgCAGGGTAAAAATTAGATCACATTTGAGGAAAAGTAAAACTGCTCTTTCTAccgaaaaattcttttatatcatacataaaatCGAATTACCTCCTTTATTAAAGAACTATTTGTGTTatgcttaa